From Microbacterium rhizosphaerae:
CACATCCGCCTCGGACGCGCGCCAGCGCGTGTCGCGCTGGGCCCCGTGACCGCGGTCGACGTACAGCCCGTCGGCTCCGTTGAGGAAGACGTCCGTGACCTCGGGATCGTCGAGCCAGTCGGCGAGCGGCGCGAGCGCCGGATGTCGGGATGCGGGCGGGGGTGGCTCCTCGACCGGCTCGATCGGTGCGCGCGCTGCAGGCACCGGGATGAAGGCCAGTCCCGCGGGGAACGGATCCTCTCGCGTGGGGCGCAGACGCCTGGGCTCACCCGCCCGCGGGTCGCCGACGAGCCGCGGACCGAACACGGCAGGACGAGGCACGTCGGCAGGGCGCGGCGTATGGGAGTCGGGGCGAGGGGCGACGACGAACGGAGCGGACATGTCGACGACGGTAGGTTCCGCCCGGACTGCGGCTCCGCCGCATCCGGCCGCCCGTGGACACGACGGCCGCCCCTCCGCATGGGGAGGAGAGAGGTGTGGGAGCGCGCCCAAAAAAGAGGGCGGCATCCCATGGGGGGAATGGGATGCCGCCACGCGCAGCCCCCGAATCGGGGGGTTTACCGGGAGCTGCAATGCCAGAATCGATGTTCGGCCGAAGTTGAGCTTACGCAACATTCGGCAACGCTCCAAACGATTTCCCAGGTTCAGAAGTGATATATCGGCTATCGATCCGGTGAGAGTGCCACCCACTATCGGAGGTAGTCGCGTTTCGACCCCGGCGTTAGAGTGACCCCGTCGCCGCACGACGGTCTCGTCCACGGCATCCCCCGGTTCCGCCCGCGAAGGAGCGTGCTCATGAGCAGCCAGATCGACCATCTCCTCGACGAATCCCGGCGATTCGCGCCGAGCGCCGAGTTCGCCGCCGAAGCCATTGCGACGAAAGAGCTGTACCACCGGGCCCAGGCGGACCGTGTCGGCTTCTGGGCCGATGAGGCACGCGAGCTGCTGACGTGGTCGAAGCCGTTCACCGAGGCGCTCGACTGGTCGAACCCGCCGTTCGCGACCTGGTTCGCCGACGGCGAGCTCAATGTCGCCTACAACTGCCTCGACCGCCACGTCGAGGCAGGCAACGGCGACCGCGTCGCGCTGCTGTGGGAGGGCGAGCCGGGCGACTCTCGCCGCATCACATACGCGGAGCTGACGGAAGAGGTCAAGCGCGTCGCCAACGTGCTCACCGACCTCGGCGTCGGTGCGGGCGACCGCGTCGCGATCTACCTCCCGATGATCCCGGAGGCCGTCACCGCGATGCTCGCGGTGGTCCGCGTCGGCGCGATCCACTCCGTCGTCTTCGGCGGCTTCTCGGCGGACAGCCTTCGTGCGCGCATCGACGATGCGGGCGCCAAGCTCGTGATCACCGCCGACGGCGGCTACCGCAAGGGCAAGGTGTCTGCGCTCAAGCCCGCGGTCGACATGGCGCTCGGCGACCGGAACGGCTCGGGCGTCCAGGAGACTGTCGAGCACGTCCTCGTCGTCAAGCGCGGCGGCAACGACGTCGAGTGGACCGAGGGTCGCGACCTCTGGTGGCATGACGTCGTGCCGCAGGCGTCCGCCGAGCACGAGGCGAGCGGCTTCCCGGCGGAGAATCCGCTGTTCATCCTCTATACGTCGGGGACGACCGGCAAGCCCAAGGGCATCCTGCACACCTCGGGCGGGTACCTGACCCAGACCGCGTTCACGCACAAGAACGTGTTCGACCTTCACCCCGAGACCGACGTCTACTGGTGCACCGCCGACATCGGCTGGATCACCGGGCACTCGTACGTCGTCTACGGGCCGCTCGCGAACGGTGCGACGCAGGTTCTCTACGAGGGCACGCCCGACACGCCGCACCCCGGCCGCTGGTGGGAGGTCGTCGAGAAGTACGGCGTCACGATCCTCTACACGGCGCCGACCGCCATCCGCTCGTTCATGAAGATCGGTCGCTCGGTGCCGAAGAAGTTCGATCTGTCGAGCCTGCGCCTGCTCGGCTCGGTGGGTGAGCCGATCAACCCCGAGGCGTGGATCTGGTACCGCAAGGTCATCGGCGACGACCGGACTCCGGTCGTCGACACGTGGTGGCAGACCGAGACCGGCGCGATCATGATCTCCGCGCTGCCCGGCATCACCGAGACCAAGCCCGGTTCGGCACAGGTCGCGCTGCCCGGCATCGCCGTGGATGTCGTCGACGACGCCGGCGTGCACGTCGGCAACGGCAACGGCGGACTGCTGGTCATCACCGAGCCGTGGCCGAGCATGCTTCGCGGGATCTGGGGCGACCCGGATCGCTATGTCGAGACCTATTGGGAGAAGTTCGCCGACAAGGGCGGCTACTACTTCGCGGGTGACGGTGCGCGCCTCGACGACGACGGCGACGTCTGGCTTATGGGCCGCGTGGATGACGTCATGAATGTGTCGGGCCACCGGCTGTCGACGGCGGAGATCGAATCCGCGCTCGTCGCGCACGAGGCCACCGCAGAGGCCGCCGTCGTCGGCGCGTCGGACGAGACCACGGGACAGGCGGTCGTCGCCTTCGTCATCATCAAGGAGAGCTACCTGTCGCAGCACACACCGGAGGGTCTCGCGACGCACCTCCGCGTCTGGGTCGGCGAGCAGATCGGCCCGATCGCGCGCCCCCGAGACGTCTACATCGTGGGAGAGCTGCCCAAGACCCGCTCCGGCAAGATCATGCGCCGTCTGCTGCGCGACGTGGCGGAGGGCCGCGAGGTGGGCGACACCACCACGCTCGCCGACACGATGGTCATGTCCGTCATCAGCGCCCAGGTGAAATAGGCAGCGAACAGCAGAGCGCCCCCACCTCGGCGGGGGCGCTCTGCTGTGTGACCTCAGACGGCGACGGTGAAGACGACCTCGACCTCGACGGGGCTGTCGAGCGGCAGCACGGGCACGCCGACGGCCGACCGCGCGTGGCGCCCGGCATCCCCGAACACGTCGCCGAGAAGCTCGCTGGCGCCGTTGATGACGCCCGGCTGCCCGGTGAACTCGGGGACGGATGCGACGAACCCGGTGACCTTGAGCACACCGGTGAGGTTGTCGACTCCCCCGACGACGGATGCGGCGGCCGCGATCGCGTTGAGCGCGCTCAGCCGCGCGTATTCGCGCGCATCGCTCGGGGGGACGAGGTTGTGGCCGTCGCCGACCTTGCCGGTCGCCGGGAGGACCCCCGCGACGAGCGGCAGCTGCCCCGCGGTGTAGACGAGGTCGCCGTGCAGCTTCGCCGGCACGTAGGCGCCGGCGGGCGTCGCGACCGTCGGCAGATCGATGCCGAGCTGGGCGAGGTTCTCGGAGACGGTCATGTTCAGTTCCCTTCGAACTGCGTGGCTGCCTGGGCCGCGGCATCCAGTCCCGCGTTCGCGGTGCCGCCGCCGACCGGGCGCTTGAGGTACGCGACGAGCCCGCCCTCGGGCCCCGTGACGACCTGCACGAGCTCCCAGCCCTGCTTGCCCCAGTTGTTGAGGATGGCGGCGGTGTTGTGGATGAGCAGAGGTGTCGTGAGGTATTCCCACGTGATCATGAGGGGCTCCTAGCCTTCGGTCCCCGAGCGCGTCGAGGGGCGGAAAACGGGGCCGTGCGTCAGTCTTCGCACAGGTAGCTCCCCTACGATCAAGCCTATGCCTGAATCGAAACGGACGGGTACGGGCGTGCTCGGCGGCCTGGCGGGTCTCGTCGGCCTGAGCGCGGTTGCCGGCATCCTCATCGCGACCGCGGTCACCCCCGCCATCGCGGTCACCGGAGCCGCCACGTCGAACGCGATCACGATGTTCGACAACCTGCCCGCATCGCTCAACATCCAAGCGCTGATGGTGCCGACCACGCTCTACGCGAAGGACCCGAACACGGGCCAGTACGTGGAGATGACCAAGTTCTACGACCAGAACCGCAATCCGGTGAAGTACGACCAGATCGCTCCGGTCATGTACGACGCTCTCCTCTCCAGTGAGGACCCGCGCTTCTACCAGCACGGCGGCATCGACATGATGGGCACGGCCCGCGCCATCCTGTCCAACATCAAGGGCGGCGCGGACACCCAGGGCGGTTCATCGATCAGCCAGCAGTACGTCAAGAATGTGCTCGTCCAGCAGTGCTACAGCACCGTCGACCAGAAGACCTACAAGACCGACAAGAAGTCCTCGGCCGAGGACAAGCGCGCCGTCGCTCTCCAGCAGTGCTACACGGATGCGACGAACTCGTCCGGCCCCGCGGGCATCCAGCGCAAGCTCCAGGAGATGCGCTACGCGATCGCGCTCGAGCAGAAGTACTCCAAGAAGGAGATCCTGCTCGGCTACATGAACATCGCGAACTTCGGCGGCACGACCTACGGCGTCGACGCCGCCGCGCAGCGATACTTCGGTGTCCCGGCCAGCCAGCTGAACCTGTCGCAGGCGGCAGTCCTCGCCGGAATGGTGCAGAACCCCAACCTGTACCGGATCGACCTCAAAGACAGCAAGACCAACGGCGACGCGAACCATTACGCCGAGACCAAGAAGCGTCAGACGTATGTCCTCGGGCGCATGAAGCACGATGGCAAGATCACCCAGGCGCAGTATGACGAGGCGATGAAGGCGCAGATCGTCCCTCACGTCACGACGCCGACGACGGGCTGCCAGGCCGCCGGCAGCGCCGCGTACTTCTGCCAGTACGTGGTTTCCGTCATCCAGAACGACCCCGCTTTCGGATCCACCGCGCAGGAGCGCCAGGCCGCCTTGCGGCAGGGCGGCCTCAAGATCTACACGACCCTCGACTGGCGCCTGCAGAATGTCGCGCAGGACCAGCTGACGAAGTCGGCACCCGCCACGGTCAACAAGGACTGGACGTACGGCTCCGTCATCACCAACGAGGAGACCAGCACCGGGCGCATCCTCTCCATGGCGCAGAACACCACGTTCTCGAATGAGCCGAGCCCGCAGCCGGGTCAGACGAGCGTCAACTATGCGGCCGACGCCAAATACGGCGGATCGAGCGGCTTCCAGCCTGGATCGACCTTCAAGCTGTTCACCATCCTCGACTGGCTCGAGCAGGGCCATTCGCTCAACGAGACCCTGAACGGCACTCTGAACCTCATCAGGAACTTCAAGAACTCCTGCACCGGCGGCAACATCCCCGGACAGAAGATCCAGAACTACGGTGGCGGAAGCGCCGGCGGCTACGTCGGCACGCCGCTGCGATTCACGAAGGACTCGCTCAACACCGGATTCTTCGCCATGGCGGCCAAGCTCGATCTGTGCGACATCGGCAAGGATGCGGCCAAGCTCAACGTGACCAACGCTGACGGCACCGCCATCGAAATGAAGTACCAGAACTCGATCATCGGCAACGCGCAGTATGTGTCTCCGGTGACGATGATGAGCGCCTTCGCCTCCGTCGCCAACGGCGGCGTCCAGTGCACGCCGAAGGTGATCGACAAGGTCACCGACTCCGCCGGCAACGACCGCCCCATCCCGCAGACGACCTGTACGCAGAAGGTCGATCCGCAGATCGCGGCCACCGCGGCGTACGACCTGCAGGGCGTCATGAACTCGGGCGGCACCGGTTCGCTCGGAAACGCCGGTGACGGGACCCCCGTCATGGGCAAGACCGGTACGAACGAGGGCACCCAGACCTGGCTCATCCAGTCGAGCACGGCGGTGACCACCGCGGTGTGGTCGGGCGTGGCGAACGGCCAGGACAAGGCCGATGCGAACGTCACCAAGACGCGCAACAGCCACGGCGTCGCGCTGAACCAGATCCGCTACTCGATGTCCAAGGCCGTGCAGAAGGTCGCGAACCAGCTGTACAAGGGCGCGAAGTTCCCCGCCCCCGACCAGGATCTGTTGAAGACCGTGATGGTCGACCTTCCCAATGTCGTCGGCATGACCCAGGACCAGGCCACGCAGACCCTGCAGGATGCCGGCTTCGACGTCCAGGTGGGTCAGCCCGTGCCGTCGAACCTCCCGCAGAACACGGTCGCCGCACAGAACCCGGGCGCCGGCAAGGCCGCGTCGGGTTCCACCGTGACGATCTCGCTCAGCACAGGCACCGGTGCCACCATCCCGGCCGACATCATCGGCAAGAAGCTCAGCGACGCACAGGCCGAGCTGCAGCAGGCCGGGTTCACGAAGATCACTGCGCAGTGCGTCGCCACACCGGGCGGCCAGGGCACCGTGCTCACCTCTGATCCGGCTCCCGGCACGGCCGCCGACACGAGCCAGACGGTCAACCTCACGTACCAGAAGGACAAGTGCGGAGGCGGACCCGGAGGCGGCGGTGGCGGGGGCAACGGCTGATGCCCTCTCCCACACGCACCGCCCTCACTGCTCTCGGAGCGGTGGGGGCGGTCGGTGTCGGCGCCGCGGTCTGGGGCATCGGCATCGAGCGCTTCCTGTTCACCGTCCGTCGCCATGAGCTGCGCATCCTGCCTGCCGGCGCCGAGCCGGTGCGCGTCCTGCACCTCTCCGACGCGCATATGGCCCCCTGGCAGCACCGCAAGCAGGACTGGATCGCCTCGCTGGCCGACCTCCACCCGGACTTCATCGTCAACACGGGAGACAACCTCGGCCATGCGAAGGGTCTCGACGGCCTACGCCGCGCCTTCGCGCCGCTGCGCGGCATCCCCGGCGTCTTCGTGCACGGATCGAACGACCACGCTGCGCCCGCGCCGCGAAACCCGCTGCTGTACTTCTCCGGGCCGTCGAAGATCAAACGCGCGCCGGAGCCGCTCGACACCGACGCCCTCGACGACTACCTGACCGACGAGCTCGGCTGGCATGCGCTCAACAACACGGCGACGACGATGGATGCCGGCGGCCTCCGCATCGCCGCCTTCGGCGTGAGCGACGCGCACCGCGGGTGGGACAAGCTCGACATGCTGCCGCGGGCGCTCGCATCCCTCGATCTGTCCGATGTGGAACTCACGCTCGGAGTGACGCACGCGCCGTACCAGCGGGTGCTGAACGACTTCATCGACCTCGGCGCCGACGTGCTCTTCGGCGGGCACACGCACGGCGGTCAGGTGCGCATCCCGGGCTCGCCGAGGGCGCTCGTGGCGAACTGCGACATCCCGCTCGACCAGGCCCGCGGCCTGAGCACCTGGACGCACGGCGGGCGCACCGTGCCGCTCAATGTGAGCGCCGGCATCGGCCATTCGATCTACGCGCCGGTGCGGTTCGGATGCCGTCCGGAGGCATCGCTCATCACGCTCCTCCCCCGCCGCTGACGGCCCGACGCATCCCGAATCTCACGCAACCGTGACCCGCGGAGCGGGTCGTTCGCACTCGACGCACAGGCTGAGGTCATAGCGTCGAAGACGTGACGAACAACATGCCGTCGACGCGTAAACGGCATCTGGGCGGCGTACTCGGAGGCCTCGTCGGCGTCGTCGCGCTCAGTGCGGTGGCGGGACTCCTCGTCGCGGCCGCGGTGACGCCCGCCATCGCAACGGCCAGCACGGCCGCCAGTGGCGCCATCAACGCGTTCGACAACCTTCCGAGCGAACTCCAGATCGAGCAGCTTCAGCTGCCCACGACGATCTACGCCAAGGACCCCAACACCGGCCAGTACGCCGAGCTGACCCGGTTCTACGACCAGAACCGCGTTCCCGTGACGTGGGACCAGGTCGCGCCGGTCATGTACGACGCGATCCTCTCCAGCGAAGACCCGCGGTTCTACCAGGAGGGCGGCGTCGACCTCATCGGCACCGCACGCGCCTTGGTGTCGAACCTCAAGGGTCAGAGCAACACCCAGGGCGGCTCGTCGATCAGCCAGCAGTACGTCAAGAACGTGCTCGTGCAGGACTGCTACTCGACCGTGGATGAGAAGACCTTCAAAGACAAGGGCAAGCTGACCGCACAGCAGCAGAAGGATGCGGCGCTCCAGGACTGCTACAACGAGGCGACGAACGCCAGCGGCACGTCCGGCTACATGCGCAAGCTGCAGGAGATGCGCTACGCGATCGCGGTGAGCCAGAAGTACTCGAAGAACGAGGTGCTGCTCGCCTACCTCAACATCGCGAACTTCGGCGGGACCACGTACGGCATCGAGGCCGCCTCAGAGTACTACTTCGGTGTGCACGCGAGTCAGCTGAACCTCGACCAGGCGGCCGCCCTTGCGGGCATGGTCCAGAACCCCAACACCTTCCGGATCGACCAGCCGGCGAGCAAGACGAACGGCAGCGCCAACGGCTACGCGCTGACCAAGCACCGCCAGGAGTATGTCCTCGGACGTATGCAGACGCTCGGCAGGATCACGCCGGCCCAGTACACGCAGGCGATGAAGGATGCGATCACCCCGAAGATCACGCCTGCCGTGACCGGCTGCGCGGCAACGGCCGCACCGTACTTCTGCGCCTACGTGAGGTCGATCATCACGTCAGATCCCGCGTTCGGCGCCACGCAGGCCGATCGCGACCAGGCACTGCGGCAAGGCGGCCTGCACATCTATACGACGCTCGACTGGCGGCTGCAGAACGTCGCGCAGGCGGACGTCTCGCAGCACGCCCCGCAATCCGAGCCCGGCTTCGACTACGGCGCAGTCGCTGTGAACGTGCAGCCGGGCACGGGGAACATCCTCTCCATCGCGCAGAACACCGCCTACTCGGATGCCGCGAACGCCGGCCCCGGCAAGAGCAGCATCGTGTATGCCGGCGACATCCTGCAGGGCGCTCACGGGTTCCCGGCGGGGTCGTCGTTCAAGCTCTTCACGCTGCTCGACTGGCTGGAGAAGGGCCACACGCTCAACCAGGTGGTGGACGGCGTGAAGCGCGTCATCCCGCGCCTCACGAACTCGTGCCAGGGCAACTGGGTCAATTTCAAGAACGAGACGATCCCGAACTTCGGAACGGAGGGAGCGGGATTCGTCGGCACACCGCTCCAGTTCACCAAGGTGTCGCTCAACACCGGCTTCATCGGGATGGCGCAGCAGCTCGACATGTGCGACGTCATGCACGACGCCACGAAGCTCGGTGTGACGCTCACGAACGGCAGCCCCGTCAAGATGAACTTCCTGTCATCGGTGATCGGCACCAACCCGGTCTCCCCCATCGCCATGGCCGGGGCCTACGCCGCGATCGCGAACAACGGCATCTTCTGCCAGCCTCAGGCCATCGCGCGCGTCACCGATTCCCACGGCGCCGACCGGCCGATCCCGAAGCGGACATGCACGCAGGTCGTGGATCCCGGCATCGCCGCCACGGCGATGTACGCCCTGCAGACTCCTCTGCAGCCCGGCGGAACCGCGTACCAGGGCAACCCGAACGACGGCACGCCGCTGTTCGCCAAGACGGGTACGAACAACGGCGACCAGACCTGGCTCATCGAATCCAGCACCGCGATGACGTCGCTCATCTGGTCGGGTACGGTCAACCACGGCGGCTACGGAGACACGCTCGACCTCTTCCATTTCTTCTTCCACGGCACGGATCTCGCCTCGATCCGTTACGCCATGGCGGCGCAGCTGCAGCGCGCCGCCGACCAGTTCTACCCCGGCGGCCCGTTGCCGGCGCCTCTGGCGAACCTTCTCGGCACCG
This genomic window contains:
- the acs gene encoding acetate--CoA ligase, with protein sequence MSSQIDHLLDESRRFAPSAEFAAEAIATKELYHRAQADRVGFWADEARELLTWSKPFTEALDWSNPPFATWFADGELNVAYNCLDRHVEAGNGDRVALLWEGEPGDSRRITYAELTEEVKRVANVLTDLGVGAGDRVAIYLPMIPEAVTAMLAVVRVGAIHSVVFGGFSADSLRARIDDAGAKLVITADGGYRKGKVSALKPAVDMALGDRNGSGVQETVEHVLVVKRGGNDVEWTEGRDLWWHDVVPQASAEHEASGFPAENPLFILYTSGTTGKPKGILHTSGGYLTQTAFTHKNVFDLHPETDVYWCTADIGWITGHSYVVYGPLANGATQVLYEGTPDTPHPGRWWEVVEKYGVTILYTAPTAIRSFMKIGRSVPKKFDLSSLRLLGSVGEPINPEAWIWYRKVIGDDRTPVVDTWWQTETGAIMISALPGITETKPGSAQVALPGIAVDVVDDAGVHVGNGNGGLLVITEPWPSMLRGIWGDPDRYVETYWEKFADKGGYYFAGDGARLDDDGDVWLMGRVDDVMNVSGHRLSTAEIESALVAHEATAEAAVVGASDETTGQAVVAFVIIKESYLSQHTPEGLATHLRVWVGEQIGPIARPRDVYIVGELPKTRSGKIMRRLLRDVAEGREVGDTTTLADTMVMSVISAQVK
- a CDS encoding RidA family protein, producing the protein MTVSENLAQLGIDLPTVATPAGAYVPAKLHGDLVYTAGQLPLVAGVLPATGKVGDGHNLVPPSDAREYARLSALNAIAAAASVVGGVDNLTGVLKVTGFVASVPEFTGQPGVINGASELLGDVFGDAGRHARSAVGVPVLPLDSPVEVEVVFTVAV
- a CDS encoding transglycosylase domain-containing protein, with protein sequence MPESKRTGTGVLGGLAGLVGLSAVAGILIATAVTPAIAVTGAATSNAITMFDNLPASLNIQALMVPTTLYAKDPNTGQYVEMTKFYDQNRNPVKYDQIAPVMYDALLSSEDPRFYQHGGIDMMGTARAILSNIKGGADTQGGSSISQQYVKNVLVQQCYSTVDQKTYKTDKKSSAEDKRAVALQQCYTDATNSSGPAGIQRKLQEMRYAIALEQKYSKKEILLGYMNIANFGGTTYGVDAAAQRYFGVPASQLNLSQAAVLAGMVQNPNLYRIDLKDSKTNGDANHYAETKKRQTYVLGRMKHDGKITQAQYDEAMKAQIVPHVTTPTTGCQAAGSAAYFCQYVVSVIQNDPAFGSTAQERQAALRQGGLKIYTTLDWRLQNVAQDQLTKSAPATVNKDWTYGSVITNEETSTGRILSMAQNTTFSNEPSPQPGQTSVNYAADAKYGGSSGFQPGSTFKLFTILDWLEQGHSLNETLNGTLNLIRNFKNSCTGGNIPGQKIQNYGGGSAGGYVGTPLRFTKDSLNTGFFAMAAKLDLCDIGKDAAKLNVTNADGTAIEMKYQNSIIGNAQYVSPVTMMSAFASVANGGVQCTPKVIDKVTDSAGNDRPIPQTTCTQKVDPQIAATAAYDLQGVMNSGGTGSLGNAGDGTPVMGKTGTNEGTQTWLIQSSTAVTTAVWSGVANGQDKADANVTKTRNSHGVALNQIRYSMSKAVQKVANQLYKGAKFPAPDQDLLKTVMVDLPNVVGMTQDQATQTLQDAGFDVQVGQPVPSNLPQNTVAAQNPGAGKAASGSTVTISLSTGTGATIPADIIGKKLSDAQAELQQAGFTKITAQCVATPGGQGTVLTSDPAPGTAADTSQTVNLTYQKDKCGGGPGGGGGGGNG
- a CDS encoding metallophosphoesterase, with product MPSPTRTALTALGAVGAVGVGAAVWGIGIERFLFTVRRHELRILPAGAEPVRVLHLSDAHMAPWQHRKQDWIASLADLHPDFIVNTGDNLGHAKGLDGLRRAFAPLRGIPGVFVHGSNDHAAPAPRNPLLYFSGPSKIKRAPEPLDTDALDDYLTDELGWHALNNTATTMDAGGLRIAAFGVSDAHRGWDKLDMLPRALASLDLSDVELTLGVTHAPYQRVLNDFIDLGADVLFGGHTHGGQVRIPGSPRALVANCDIPLDQARGLSTWTHGGRTVPLNVSAGIGHSIYAPVRFGCRPEASLITLLPRR
- a CDS encoding transglycosylase domain-containing protein translates to MTNNMPSTRKRHLGGVLGGLVGVVALSAVAGLLVAAAVTPAIATASTAASGAINAFDNLPSELQIEQLQLPTTIYAKDPNTGQYAELTRFYDQNRVPVTWDQVAPVMYDAILSSEDPRFYQEGGVDLIGTARALVSNLKGQSNTQGGSSISQQYVKNVLVQDCYSTVDEKTFKDKGKLTAQQQKDAALQDCYNEATNASGTSGYMRKLQEMRYAIAVSQKYSKNEVLLAYLNIANFGGTTYGIEAASEYYFGVHASQLNLDQAAALAGMVQNPNTFRIDQPASKTNGSANGYALTKHRQEYVLGRMQTLGRITPAQYTQAMKDAITPKITPAVTGCAATAAPYFCAYVRSIITSDPAFGATQADRDQALRQGGLHIYTTLDWRLQNVAQADVSQHAPQSEPGFDYGAVAVNVQPGTGNILSIAQNTAYSDAANAGPGKSSIVYAGDILQGAHGFPAGSSFKLFTLLDWLEKGHTLNQVVDGVKRVIPRLTNSCQGNWVNFKNETIPNFGTEGAGFVGTPLQFTKVSLNTGFIGMAQQLDMCDVMHDATKLGVTLTNGSPVKMNFLSSVIGTNPVSPIAMAGAYAAIANNGIFCQPQAIARVTDSHGADRPIPKRTCTQVVDPGIAATAMYALQTPLQPGGTAYQGNPNDGTPLFAKTGTNNGDQTWLIESSTAMTSLIWSGTVNHGGYGDTLDLFHFFFHGTDLASIRYAMAAQLQRAADQFYPGGPLPAPLANLLGTGAPPPPAAAPAPAPAPGPGAGNGGGGTGGGGGGTGGGGQITPSPPPHGRKH